The Arachis hypogaea cultivar Tifrunner chromosome 14, arahy.Tifrunner.gnm2.J5K5, whole genome shotgun sequence DNA window AGAGGACATACATCTTATAAGGTCGTGGCACAACCGATGGGCAAATGTTCATTTGTTGGAATTATTCATGTTTCTCGTTGAGTTGGGCGGATACTGTTGATGATAATCCGTTAAGTAGAGCTGTTAGACGAAATATTAAAAGAATGATGGTCGATCTAAATATGCCACCTGAAGGCAGTTAATAAGAGGACTCAAACGTTAAACTTGATAATGCTGACATGATGGAAGATAATGTTAAAAGTTATGAGGATTTTGCTATCAGGAATTTGATGATGGATTCGTACGAAATTAACCCCGATGACGGAAACATGCTGATGATGAACCAGCAAAAATTTCTTATGATGGTGACAAGAAAGAAGAGATGATGAACTACTATGGTAACATACAAATCACTTCTCCAGGTTGAATCTTGATGTAATGACTTTGGATTAGTCGTTTACCCATGGAAGCAAGATCCAACTAATGAGTTTGAAGTTAGACAACAatttgaaaacaagaaaaaagtCGTGTTGACAGTTAAAGTTCACCAAGAATGCGACGAACTTCATATAAATTATGAAGTTTGCCACCCTAAATCCCAAAATAAAACATATCTGGAAAATAAAAAGATCGAATAACgtgttttttgaaataaatatatattttttaatttatttcaggaAAAAAAAAACCCATAACTAACTTACTAACTTAACTCTTTGCTGCCAAACTGACTACGTGATGACCTGGTACCTTTGGCTAACAACCTATCAGGTGAACTACCACCTTCAAATTCGTTATTGGGAACCTTAACCTATTCCTATGATTCTTTAATTGTATATAATGTTATTACAATTTCAAGAAACTCAATGAAACTCTTCTATGAAAATTTCAATTTATGTTTACCCCAACCAAACAAAATTCTTAGAGTAAAACTAGTTTCTATTGAATAATTAAGCATACGATATTTCATTCATAGAATAATTACGCCCCAAAGTTGGGTAGAATCCTACTGCTGAATGGTATGTTCCAACAGCAATACAATATATATCACACACCTTCAAATTACAAACACGATAAGTACAAGCAAGCATTCTCTcatgttcttcaaataaaacaaaagaaaagcattCTCTAGTGAGAAATTTATTTCTATTTGATATATATCTAAAAGAGCTGCGGCATATGCctcataccacacatgtatacCAAAGGAGAGGCACCTCAAACCCTAGATAACATATGTTCGAATGCTGAGGCATATGCAAACACAGATCAAGAGAACTCGACACGTGTTCAACAGTGTTGGTATTTGGTGTCCAGTGAGGACATTGCATGCCACCCGATGAAGAATATTCCGAGTATTGGAAGGTAAACCGCATCAATAGAGTTATCTGATTTGAAAAGCTTAAGAATGGCCCAAAGGAGGAACATAGCACAGTTCATGCGAGAGAGTTTTCCACCAACAAGAATCTTTACGCCCAGAGCCCAAGCAAGCACCATGAAACTCAACAATCCAAGCATGTCAACAGCTATGAAAATGGAGACTCTTGCTTTTGTGGCCAAATACTTTGCCAGTAGCTTCTGGCTGTATATCAAGAAAATCCAAAGAAATATGCTTGCAGAAATCGCATAAGATGACATGCGTTGCACGGTTACTTCAGGCTTATGCTTATCTATGGCATCATGAAGCTTCCAATAAGGGAATTTATGCATAGTTTCTTCTTCCATGTCAGTGTCAAGATTATTAGTGGAGTGATCCAGACTCTTCCAAGTCATTTGGCGATCTGCAGCTTCCATCGAATCGCCCTCGGGAACAATCTGATATGTTTGTGAATCAACAATTTGGAGAAAAACAGCGAAGTGGGAATCCATTTcagtttttaaaactttttcttcCCACCAAAACCATACTACTACTACCTTACTAtcacaacaataaaataaaaatataaataaatttaaaataaaaaaaattggtaaagtATTGCATAACTCACAGCTTTGATCCAATGCTGAGAAGCCAACTTTTGAGCTTGGGCGACTAGGGACAAACCTTTATCCTTCTgtcaaaagaaagaaacaaaaaaaggaCCATATTTTCTTCGGAATCAAACTCAAAACTTGGTCCTTCATTTTTCCTAAACAATAATCAATCATAGATATCCGTATAGCATGGTATATATACCGTACAACTCCAAGTATTCTTATACACACATCTCATCACTATGGAGTACTATCGATCATGTTAGTGTTTATGGAATGAAAGGAATAAAACAAAGAGGCAACAAAGTGGCATTGGTAGCCGAAGAAATACATCATACATGAATGTTCTTAGAACATACTcaatagatattttaaaaatattttcagccacatattttttttattgatagtGTTTAAAGTTCAAATAGAAGATGAGAATGAGTGATTGTAATTCCTTGAATAGCATACAAGTATTTCTCTGTGATTAGATCAAATGGGCAAAAAGAACAGGACCCGCAACTATACAACTGCAATAATCTCaacctttttcttaaaaatcatcCTCTTGATTTACATGGAGAAACAAtgagaaaacaaaaataagaacaaCAACAGAAAGAACAATAATAAAGTAATGATTAACAAATCAAGAACTCTTCCTCAACTTTTACCTCATTGATAAGCTTTCGAACTTGCTCAACAATGCCAGCCATTTTATCTAGCAGACGCGAAGCTTCATCATAAGGACTCTGTCATCCATAATAAAGAGAAGGTTATTAAATTGGGATATGTATGGAGAATCTATTTTTTATGTGTGTGTTGTAAGATAcataaacaacaataataaataaaattaaaaaatgatatcCAGAAATAAAAATGACCGAAACAAGTAACCAAGCATAAAGCATAGGGATATGTCCTAAATAAAACAATAACACATAATAGGAAAGTCCAAATTATAAAACATAATCAACTCAGAATAACTGTAGAAAGCATAATAGGGCCCAAAATCATTAgccaaataataaaaagaaatagttaaaaaaaaagaaactgttTGCTTAATAGCTTTTCAACGGAGATGAGACTGAGGTGAGCAAACGGTTGTGGTGGGAGGATGGAAATATGTTCTTTTTGAGGCAGTTTCTATCTCAATTTGGgggaaaagaggaaaagaaaccCTTTTTCGAACTGGGTCACGTTCAACCCGATTCGATGCGTTCTTGGTCAATTTAGATTCACCCTGCGATATCGCTCACCCTCTGACTCGTCTCTAATCGTAAGTATATTGTCGCTATACTAACTACAATCGCTATTACTACCACAGATTATAGACATACAATTTGAAACCACAACATGAAAAGAAGACGCTGAATTTCATAGATTTGGTGCTAAATTAAATCGAAATGAAAAAGAATAGCAGTTCCTCGTCCCTGCGGGATTGGCCTTTCCTTATTACTTATTATAAAGTAGCTTTTTTCACCCATGGGAAGCCATAAGAGGCCAAAACCCGAAACGGAGGTCGAGAAGGAGGGTCATACTACATATCAATGCTCAAGAGAAAATGAACCACTACAATCTTATATACTAAAGAGCCTGATCAAATGTAATGTTAAAATAACTTGAACAAGAAAATTATgacagaaaataataaaagaatgttGGGCTAGCGGATCTAACAACAATTACAGATGATGATGGATGAGAGAAATTACCCGTATGTCTCCCatgaagcagaagaagaagaagaagaaagaagaagaagaagaggagttcAATGAACAAAGGCAAAAGTGAACAATGTCACCCCAACCCAGTTGTTACATCAGAAACCTTGTATCCAAAGAAAACCGCGTTGCTGCGACTAATTaattcagtaaaaaaaaaaaagggagagaagCGTTGACTAGACTAGCTAGTTCCTTTCCATTCCCAAACGACCTGTTCCCAAACTTGAAGATAGAGAGCACGAAAGTGAAGCTGCAACTTCGCAAAGGGTCACTTTATTAAATAATGTTCACATTCACAGTTTCACGCACCGTTctcaaaaaaacaaataatatattATCAACAAAATTTATTGAATAAAACCCAAAATAGCCTtcacaattatctcgaaagacaacgaggtccttaacaaaaaaaaatctaaccCGGTCCCTGAACAATTGATTCAAAAAGACAACGAGGCCcctgtacaaaaaaaaaatcaatgttgttttttttggcacaggggttAATCAATCCAAAAAAAATACCAAGAGCCGGATcgggtgtttttttttcttgaggGCCTcattgtcctttcgagataattgttaggggccggatggggtattcacttattttttattaacacattaaaaatatttataatattaataaaaatataatcctAATATTTCTCTACTTAATAAAATACGAAAGAAGGGAGAAATTTACCGTCATTGTTTGTCcatgcccaaaaaaaaaaaaggaatggaAACCACTGAAGGAAGATTACTAAGAAGGATCTTCGGCAAAGCGcgtctatctatctatctaccaTCAAGTTTAGGAATAGCTCATTTGGTTGGGACAATGGCATTTGTTAGCAAGGGAATTGGACTAATCAAGATGGATAATGGAGTTGAAAGAGAAGAGGAACAAGGGGTGCAATCTCACAAGAACTCAAGTGAAACGGTAAAACACCATTCTTTGCTTTATTCTTCTTCTGAGTTTTTATCTTGTTCCAATGTTGCCCATCATCACCATGATCAAGGATTTCAGTAATAGTAGTTACAGCTTGTGATTTCGTTTTCCTTGCTATAGATTCAGGGAAGGCGTTCAAGTGTTCCAGAAACATTGGTATTTcagtgtttttttttaaatatataattttagaacTCACAAAACTCCCAAATAGACCTGCGAGAGCTTAGAACAGTTACAGACATCTATAACATCTCCAACAGCCTGTTTTGAAGCTATCCAGACACCCAAATAACCCTGAGAGAGCTTAGAACAGGTACAGACATCTATAACATCTCCAACAACCTGTCTAACCCTGAGAGAGCTTAGAACAGGTACAGACATCTATAACATCTCCAACAACCTGTCTTGAAGCTGTCAAGACACCCAAATAGACCTGCAACAGCTTAGAACAGTTACAGACATCTATAACATCTCCAACAACCTATCTTGAAGCTATCAAGACACCCAAATAGGCCTATGAGAGCTTACAACAGCTACAGACATCTATAACATATCCAGCAACCTATCTTGAAGCTATCAAGACACCCAAATAGGCCTGTGAGAGCTTACAACAGTTACAGACATCTATAACATCTCCAATAATCTATCTTGAAGCTATCAATATACCCAAATAGGCCTGTGAGAGCTTACAACAGCTACAGACATCTATAACATCTCCAACAACTTATCTTGAAGCTATCAACAAACCCAAAGAGGGATGTGAGAGGTTACAACAGTTACAAACATCTATAACATCTCCAACAACCTATCTTAAAGCTAACAACATTCCTAAAGAGGATGTGAGAGCTTACAACAGTTACAGATATCTAAACTAGCAAGACACCCAAAGAGGAATTTGAGAGCTTACAACAGTTACAGACATCCATAACATCTCCAACAACCTATCTTAAAGCTAGCAAGACATATCATAACAATTTATCATGCTTCCATACCAATTTGTCGACTTCACCATGCTTTATTATCACCTTTGAAAGAATTCGCAGCAAGACGCTTAATTCCTCCCACTCTCTCAACTGTCTCCGCCATTCCAAGCTTTAAACCCAATTATGCCCATCCCACACCCCACATTCACTAATGCAACATACATTATCATTAGAAATACTAGAGCCGAGGAAACCTTTCCATTAATCTCCCTTCACTAAGTCACAAATCATACCAAAACCATGTCTTAGTTCCATCCCCGATCACAAGTTGCATACCTTGCTCAAATTTCTTGGGAACTCTGGGTCACGCATATGCAAACTTCTAATATCCCCTCAAATACCTCCATAATTCTTTCTCATCTGGTTCACCATCCTCTCACTAATATTTAAATTGTTGCAAGAGCATACAACTTTTTTTCATAATCGGCATTCTTCCTTATCAAATCTCCACAACCATTTAAATTGTACGACTATTTTTTTGGAGCAACATCACCAACCCCAAGGCCTCCTTTATTTTTAGGTCACTACAATTGAAACACCAACGTCCTTAAAATCACTGTAAACACGAACTGAAACACCAATTGAAATACCAATATTCCTGGAAcactttattgttgttgttgttgtttgagaTCATCCTCTAAAATTGTTGAAAAACTAATATTCTTGAAACATTTGGAAATTTTCCTAGATTCAGTTGCAAACAAAACAGAGATTTTTCTTCTGTAACTCTGGTTTAAATTTAgagtagaaattaaaaaaataaaaaaaaaattaacatgcaACATATTTGCTGTGAATTCTGCAGATATCGCCGGCAGAGGTTGAAATTCAGGTCTGTAATGAAAAATCTTCTTTCTGTCTTTGCCTTCATTATTGTACATCACTATTAGTAATTGATAATTTAACAAAGAGTCTACACATCCaagttttttttattcaccaagtTTAGCCAAGTTAAACAATAAGACTTGAAATAATGCTTgacataattaatttttgttatgttagacCGATATGGTTAGACttagttaacaaaaaaaaacttaaatatgtaGTATTAATCAAAAATACatgtaaaatcaattattaattaaaatatattttatattagtaactgattttaatataaatCTAATATGATTTTTGTTTCTATAAagagactaatttaaaattattaatttaatttaatatttataatttaatatatataatatttataattatatatttattatatttaatattatattctaatgatataataaatataaaataagataattttttatttatttaaactaatttttattcGCTCCAGCCATATTTTGTTTTTACTAAGCATGTGACAttgagcctttgaagaaaaaaacTCAATACAATTACACAAATATaagttaaatataaaaaatattgactaCTTAATATTTATGtaaaagaaatattaaataaaccttttaaaaaattttaaattattttattagttataaATATGGAAAAATAGGATATTAATTTAGAAATAAAGTTATATCTATCAGAGTTtagttttgaaaatataaaatagcttcaaaaaaattatatagctgtttttaaaaagatttcaaatttttaaaaataaaacaattcaaGCGTAATATTCTTTCTCCCCCAAGATTGTGTTCTCAAGCTgcgttttttgtttctttcttgtttttcctcttttttttctcttttttcaataCGTTTTTTCTTCCTTGtgtattctttttcttcttaccaacctttttttttcttcatattttgctATTCTTACAATTTTTATACTTTTACccaaaaaattatgtattttttaaaatttatgtattaatttcataaaatttctgtttttattatttaaaaaaataaacttctTAGATACTTAggttaaaaaaaatacttgttcacttaatatttttatttatccaaaTACAAAATTGttagagtaattatccaaatAAGTGAGGTTATTAAAATCGAATactttaggtttttttttttattgtccaCGGTATTCCCTATCCCGACAGGTCAATGACTAATCTGTTGCGAATCGAAGCTCCGTTTAAAGATCTGTCGCTAGCCAATGGGTTGTTGCAtgtacaaggcgggattcgaacccccacACTTGCTTAAGCGAACGAGTgaactgaccactcgaccaacccaagttggtttcgAATACTTTAGTTTCTCatattttaaaatacacaaaatagttCTATTAGATAATACAATCCGTCTCTATTAGTCATTAACAATGACGACTGATATGAAACATTAACATTAACTCGTACATATAATCATAAATGTCTCCGCATGCGTTCTAGACAAATCAATCTCTAGGATGAAATACAAATCCATCctcaaaaaatttacaaaatctcaaatcaatctttaaaaatttttaaaaatttcaaaatagtctctttgaatatt harbors:
- the LOC112744338 gene encoding uncharacterized protein isoform X2, with protein sequence MPKKKKGMETTEGRLLRRIFGKARLSIYLPSSLGIAHLVGTMAFVSKGIGLIKMDNGVEREEEQGVQSHKNSSETISPAEVEIQVCNPSDEEPAGNNNTMLKEKSNSILVGMIILLLRELYQRCRYEVLKEGFINGDWNELNAVMEEGGALL
- the LOC112744339 gene encoding uncharacterized protein isoform X1, translated to MGDIRSPYDEASRLLDKMAGIVEQVRKLINEKDKGLSLVAQAQKLASQHWIKAIVPEGDSMEAADRQMTWKSLDHSTNNLDTDMEEETMHKFPYWKLHDAIDKHKPEVTVQRMSSYAISASIFLWIFLIYSQKLLAKYLATKARVSIFIAVDMLGLLSFMVLAWALGVKILVGGKLSRMNCAMFLLWAILKLFKSDNSIDAVYLPILGIFFIGWHAMSSLDTKYQHC
- the LOC112744339 gene encoding uncharacterized protein isoform X2, yielding MAGIVEQVRKLINEKDKGLSLVAQAQKLASQHWIKAIVPEGDSMEAADRQMTWKSLDHSTNNLDTDMEEETMHKFPYWKLHDAIDKHKPEVTVQRMSSYAISASIFLWIFLIYSQKLLAKYLATKARVSIFIAVDMLGLLSFMVLAWALGVKILVGGKLSRMNCAMFLLWAILKLFKSDNSIDAVYLPILGIFFIGWHAMSSLDTKYQHC